One Takifugu rubripes chromosome 2, fTakRub1.2, whole genome shotgun sequence genomic region harbors:
- the clmna gene encoding calmin isoform X2 yields MAGRGWEDWFEREEFIGQISDMRVQNLQVEREVVQKRTFTRWINLHLEKCAPPIEVEDLFQDIQDGYILMALLEELSGSKLLHGFKKSSHRIFRLNNIAKVLSFLEERNVKLVSIDAANVADGNASIILGLIWNIILFFQIKELTGNIRSQFPSSCSLSSIPTSAESETSCCSTASDERRAASAAMREHNKAIKKLLQWVQKQTRRFGVAVQDFGKSWMSGLAFLAVIKSIDPSLVDMRKALLRSPRENLEEAFRTAHYSLGIPRLLEPEDVMIDAPDEQSIITYVSQFLEHFPGLEEPEEPNQIMERSTSLCRLNLRDSDTDHRRNGAHGSRVKERSSRFQRDCGQAPPKIFISSAPQGGAHRPRPLRPTTSRSWSTEDFSTESCPEGGGSRSVLSDSMKVSTEVTQISDSSQMTSAHSPPNPSAPGSLNTDSMNVDSAISSPDSWVDSDFGATPEKLYESASNGSLCDSGTAWEVHRAIPVEITTLDEGLFPSTEGGLVEEHSIESCVDEGVYSLSSLESSQEQARSLNNYPEAVVQSKFQNLPTDSAWGQKEGDGQWVGTSLINKDDMSEREKCGRSSQGDNVLPAERTDQPIMTLVSTGLATPYHSAEERPCGGSNKAVDQNGDLQDQDQESKPPAENPTKRKDVDCGEEGAKGKQGDVQLEETAEKLQDEAHLKTDEGVLREHPDPQYLADQGPALQETVATSASAAVPLITISTEPEMPEHQEALDKQNPAGDSEDPGPGEMPSCQASENVQHSPTLADPERECWDGSEGNDLGTLSVAEPPFPTSQNGVTQGRESPRHRRPDSPGQPFALATDSDPLAAHRDRQGDLVPDDSSSVRTPGPAAGRGFPQMKFFRPDLDENSPTDDLAGDPLEPMDLFYPDKDESIYTEPPEGETQAWPSVLSVSPLQPAPASQHFDDGSSEVPSRACSERNDVSHENSKEADEAPGSEEQLRLSAGRTGGLSEGARFAEGEAEQQLWCCTSENWEPASCSGSGEDILIPPILRHRKAPPFVQALESVEAAPQQAEREDVTDGSTPELYLLLLLWLLLYCFWLLPQMDVKMLPRLLLNL; encoded by the exons ATGGCTGGACGCGGCTGGGAAGACTGGTTCGAGCGAGAGGAATTTATCGGGCAGATCAGCGACATGCGAGTGCAGAACCTGCAAG TTGAGAGAGAGGTGGTCCAGAAGAGGACCTTTACCCGATGGATCAACCTGCATTTAGAGAAG TGCGCCCCTCCCATCGAGGTGGAAGACCTTTTCCAGGACATACAGGATGGATACATCCTCATGGCCCTACTGGAGGAGCTCTCTGGCTCCAAACTG CTTCATGGATTCAAGAAGTCTTCTCACCGTATTTTCAGACTGAACAACATCGCCAAGGTGCTGTCTTTTCTGGAGGAGCGAAAC GTTAAGCTGGTCAGCATCGATGCGGCTAATGTTGCCGACGGAAATGCCTCCATTATCCTTGGACTCATCTGGAACATTATTCTCTTTTTTCAG atTAAGGAACTAACTGGGAACATCAGGAGCCAgttcccctcctcctgcagcctgtcGTCCATCCCCACCAGTGCGGAATCGgagacttcctgctgcagcacggCATCAGATGAGAGGCGGGCTGCGTCCGCGGCCATGCGAGAACACAACAAGGCCattaaaaagctgctgcagtgggtGCAGAAGCAGACGCGCAG GTTCGGCGTGGCGGTGCAGGACTTTGGAAAGAGTTGGATGAGCGGTCTGGCCTTTCTGGCCGTCATTAAATCCATTGACCCCAGTCTGGTGGATATGAGAAAGGCACTGCTGAGGAGCCCCAGAGAGAACTTGGAGGAAGCGTTCAGGACAGCCCACTACAGTCTGGGGATCCCACGTCTACTGGAGCCTGAAG ATGTGATGATCGATGCGCCGGATGAGCAGTCAATCATCACGTATGTCTCACAGTTCCTGGAGCACTTCCCTGGCCTGGAGGAG CCAGAAGAGCCCAACCAGATCATGGAAAGAAGCACCTCGCTGTGCCGACTCAACCTCCGTGACAGCGACACCGACCACAGAAGGAACGGCGCTCATGGAAGCAGAGTCAAGGAGAGGTCCTCGAGGTTCCAAAGGGACTGTGGACAAGCCCCGCCCAAAATCTTCATTTCCTCAGCACCGCAGGGTGGGGCTCATCGGCCGCGCCCCCTCAGGCCGACGACATCGCGCTCCTGGTCCACCGAAGACTTCAGTACAGAGTCGTGTCCCGAGGGGGGGGGTTCGAGGAGCGTGCTTTCAGACTCCATGAAAGTGAGCACAGAGGTCACCCAAATATCAGACTCTTCCCAGATGACGTCCGCTCACTCGCCCCCCAATCCATCGGCGCCTGGGTCCCTGAACACAGACTCGATGAACGTCGATTCTGCCATCAGTTCGCCGGACTCCTGGGTGGACAGTGACTTCGGTGCCACCCCAGAGAAGCTCTATGAGAGTGCCAGCAACGGCTCTTTGTGTGACAGCGGAACTGCCTGGGAGGTTCACCGAGCCATCCCGGTGGAGATCACCACCCTGGACGAAGGGCTGTTCCCAAGCACAGAGGGAGGACTTGTTGAGGAGCACTCCATCGAGTCGTGCGTCGACGAAGGCGTTTATTCACTGAGCTCTCTGGAGAGCAGCCAAGAGCAGGCACGTTCTCTGAATAATTATCCCGAAGCCGTCGTTCAAAGCAAGTTCCAAAACCTACCAACAGATTCGGCATGGGGTCAGAAGGAGGGAGACGGGCAGTGGGTTGGTACAAGTCTGATAAACAAAGATGACATGAGCGAACGGGAAAAATGCGGTCGCTCATCTCAGGGCGATAATGTCTTACCAGCTGAAAGAACCGACCAGCCCATAATGACTCTGGTTAGCACTGGTTTAGCAACACCCTACCACAGTGCAGAAGAGCGGCCCTGTGGGGGTTCCAACAAAGCTGTGGACCAGAATGGAGAtctgcaggatcaggatcaggaaaGCAAACCGCCTGCTGAAAACCCAACCAAGAGAAAAGATGTTGACTGTGGAGAAGAGGGAGCTAAAGGAAAGCAAGGAGATGttcagctggaggagacagcagagaaaCTTCAAGATGAAGCGCATCTAAAAACCGACGAGGGGGTTCTGAGAGAACATCCAGACCCGCAGTATCTCGCAGACCAAGGTCCAGCATTACAGGAAACGGTAGCGACGAGCGCTAGCgcagctgttcctctgatcACCATTTCCACAGAGCCAGAAATGCCAGAGCACCAGGAAGCGCTTGACAAACAAAATCCAGCCGGTGACTCTGAAGACCCGGGTCCCGGTGAGATGCCTTCTTGCCAAGCATCAGAAAATGTCCAGCACAGTCCAACCCTGGCTGACCCAGAGAGGGAGTGCTGGGACGGGAGTGAGGGAAACGACCTCGGCACCTTGTCGGTGGCAGAACCTCCATTTCCCACCAGTCAAAATGGAGTCACTCAAGGACGCGAGTCGCCTCGGCACCGCCGCCCGGACTCCCCTGGTCAACCCTTCGCTCTGGCGACAGATTCGGACCCACTTGCTGCACATCGGGACAGACAGGGGGACCTCGTTCCTGACGACTCGTCCAGTGTAAGGACGCCGGGCCCTGCGGCAGGTAGAGGGTTCCCACAAATGAAGTTCTTTCGACCAGACTTGGATGAGAATTCTCCAACCGATGACCTCGCCGGTGATCCTCTGGAACCTATGGATCTGTTCTACCCTGACAAGGATGAGTCCATCTACACCGAGcctcctgaaggagaaaccCAGGCCTGGCCTTCTGTTTTAAGCGTATCACCCCTTCAACCGGCTCCGGCCTCTCAGCATTTTGATGACGGCTCATCTGAAGTGCCAAGTCGTGCTTGCTCTGAGAGAAACGACGTGTCGCATGAAAATAGCAAG GAGGCAGATGAAGCACCTGGGTCCGAGGAGCAGCTCAGGTTGTCTGCAGGAAGGACGGGAGGACTCTCGGAGGGGGCCCGTTTCGCAGAAGGGGAAGCCGAACAGCAGCTCTGGTGCTGCACCAGCGAGAACTGGGAGCCGGCGAG TTGCAGCGGCAGTGGCGAGGACATCCTGATTCCCCCAATTCTGCGCCACAGAAAGGCCCCCCCCTTTGTTCAGGCCCTG GAGAGTGTGGAGGCAGCCCCCCAACAGGCTGAGAGGGAGGATGTGACGGACGG gTCCACCCCAGAGCtgtatctgctgctgctcctctggctgctgctctactgcttCTGGCTGCTTCCTCAGATGGACGTGAAGATGCTGCCGAGGCTGCTGCTCAACCTCTGA
- the clmna gene encoding calmin isoform X3: MALLEELSGSKLLHGFKKSSHRIFRLNNIAKVLSFLEERNVKLVSIDAANVADGNASIILGLIWNIILFFQIKELTGNIRSQFPSSCSLSSIPTSAESETSCCSTASDERRAASAAMREHNKAIKKLLQWVQKQTRRFGVAVQDFGKSWMSGLAFLAVIKSIDPSLVDMRKALLRSPRENLEEAFRTAHYSLGIPRLLEPEDVMIDAPDEQSIITYVSQFLEHFPGLEEVGGSQPEEPNQIMERSTSLCRLNLRDSDTDHRRNGAHGSRVKERSSRFQRDCGQAPPKIFISSAPQGGAHRPRPLRPTTSRSWSTEDFSTESCPEGGGSRSVLSDSMKVSTEVTQISDSSQMTSAHSPPNPSAPGSLNTDSMNVDSAISSPDSWVDSDFGATPEKLYESASNGSLCDSGTAWEVHRAIPVEITTLDEGLFPSTEGGLVEEHSIESCVDEGVYSLSSLESSQEQARSLNNYPEAVVQSKFQNLPTDSAWGQKEGDGQWVGTSLINKDDMSEREKCGRSSQGDNVLPAERTDQPIMTLVSTGLATPYHSAEERPCGGSNKAVDQNGDLQDQDQESKPPAENPTKRKDVDCGEEGAKGKQGDVQLEETAEKLQDEAHLKTDEGVLREHPDPQYLADQGPALQETVATSASAAVPLITISTEPEMPEHQEALDKQNPAGDSEDPGPGEMPSCQASENVQHSPTLADPERECWDGSEGNDLGTLSVAEPPFPTSQNGVTQGRESPRHRRPDSPGQPFALATDSDPLAAHRDRQGDLVPDDSSSVRTPGPAAGRGFPQMKFFRPDLDENSPTDDLAGDPLEPMDLFYPDKDESIYTEPPEGETQAWPSVLSVSPLQPAPASQHFDDGSSEVPSRACSERNDVSHENSKEADEAPGSEEQLRLSAGRTGGLSEGARFAEGEAEQQLWCCTSENWEPASCSGSGEDILIPPILRHRKAPPFVQALESVEAAPQQAEREDVTDGSTPELYLLLLLWLLLYCFWLLPQMDVKMLPRLLLNL; this comes from the exons ATGGCCCTACTGGAGGAGCTCTCTGGCTCCAAACTG CTTCATGGATTCAAGAAGTCTTCTCACCGTATTTTCAGACTGAACAACATCGCCAAGGTGCTGTCTTTTCTGGAGGAGCGAAAC GTTAAGCTGGTCAGCATCGATGCGGCTAATGTTGCCGACGGAAATGCCTCCATTATCCTTGGACTCATCTGGAACATTATTCTCTTTTTTCAG atTAAGGAACTAACTGGGAACATCAGGAGCCAgttcccctcctcctgcagcctgtcGTCCATCCCCACCAGTGCGGAATCGgagacttcctgctgcagcacggCATCAGATGAGAGGCGGGCTGCGTCCGCGGCCATGCGAGAACACAACAAGGCCattaaaaagctgctgcagtgggtGCAGAAGCAGACGCGCAG GTTCGGCGTGGCGGTGCAGGACTTTGGAAAGAGTTGGATGAGCGGTCTGGCCTTTCTGGCCGTCATTAAATCCATTGACCCCAGTCTGGTGGATATGAGAAAGGCACTGCTGAGGAGCCCCAGAGAGAACTTGGAGGAAGCGTTCAGGACAGCCCACTACAGTCTGGGGATCCCACGTCTACTGGAGCCTGAAG ATGTGATGATCGATGCGCCGGATGAGCAGTCAATCATCACGTATGTCTCACAGTTCCTGGAGCACTTCCCTGGCCTGGAGGAG gtgggggggtctcaGCCAGAAGAGCCCAACCAGATCATGGAAAGAAGCACCTCGCTGTGCCGACTCAACCTCCGTGACAGCGACACCGACCACAGAAGGAACGGCGCTCATGGAAGCAGAGTCAAGGAGAGGTCCTCGAGGTTCCAAAGGGACTGTGGACAAGCCCCGCCCAAAATCTTCATTTCCTCAGCACCGCAGGGTGGGGCTCATCGGCCGCGCCCCCTCAGGCCGACGACATCGCGCTCCTGGTCCACCGAAGACTTCAGTACAGAGTCGTGTCCCGAGGGGGGGGGTTCGAGGAGCGTGCTTTCAGACTCCATGAAAGTGAGCACAGAGGTCACCCAAATATCAGACTCTTCCCAGATGACGTCCGCTCACTCGCCCCCCAATCCATCGGCGCCTGGGTCCCTGAACACAGACTCGATGAACGTCGATTCTGCCATCAGTTCGCCGGACTCCTGGGTGGACAGTGACTTCGGTGCCACCCCAGAGAAGCTCTATGAGAGTGCCAGCAACGGCTCTTTGTGTGACAGCGGAACTGCCTGGGAGGTTCACCGAGCCATCCCGGTGGAGATCACCACCCTGGACGAAGGGCTGTTCCCAAGCACAGAGGGAGGACTTGTTGAGGAGCACTCCATCGAGTCGTGCGTCGACGAAGGCGTTTATTCACTGAGCTCTCTGGAGAGCAGCCAAGAGCAGGCACGTTCTCTGAATAATTATCCCGAAGCCGTCGTTCAAAGCAAGTTCCAAAACCTACCAACAGATTCGGCATGGGGTCAGAAGGAGGGAGACGGGCAGTGGGTTGGTACAAGTCTGATAAACAAAGATGACATGAGCGAACGGGAAAAATGCGGTCGCTCATCTCAGGGCGATAATGTCTTACCAGCTGAAAGAACCGACCAGCCCATAATGACTCTGGTTAGCACTGGTTTAGCAACACCCTACCACAGTGCAGAAGAGCGGCCCTGTGGGGGTTCCAACAAAGCTGTGGACCAGAATGGAGAtctgcaggatcaggatcaggaaaGCAAACCGCCTGCTGAAAACCCAACCAAGAGAAAAGATGTTGACTGTGGAGAAGAGGGAGCTAAAGGAAAGCAAGGAGATGttcagctggaggagacagcagagaaaCTTCAAGATGAAGCGCATCTAAAAACCGACGAGGGGGTTCTGAGAGAACATCCAGACCCGCAGTATCTCGCAGACCAAGGTCCAGCATTACAGGAAACGGTAGCGACGAGCGCTAGCgcagctgttcctctgatcACCATTTCCACAGAGCCAGAAATGCCAGAGCACCAGGAAGCGCTTGACAAACAAAATCCAGCCGGTGACTCTGAAGACCCGGGTCCCGGTGAGATGCCTTCTTGCCAAGCATCAGAAAATGTCCAGCACAGTCCAACCCTGGCTGACCCAGAGAGGGAGTGCTGGGACGGGAGTGAGGGAAACGACCTCGGCACCTTGTCGGTGGCAGAACCTCCATTTCCCACCAGTCAAAATGGAGTCACTCAAGGACGCGAGTCGCCTCGGCACCGCCGCCCGGACTCCCCTGGTCAACCCTTCGCTCTGGCGACAGATTCGGACCCACTTGCTGCACATCGGGACAGACAGGGGGACCTCGTTCCTGACGACTCGTCCAGTGTAAGGACGCCGGGCCCTGCGGCAGGTAGAGGGTTCCCACAAATGAAGTTCTTTCGACCAGACTTGGATGAGAATTCTCCAACCGATGACCTCGCCGGTGATCCTCTGGAACCTATGGATCTGTTCTACCCTGACAAGGATGAGTCCATCTACACCGAGcctcctgaaggagaaaccCAGGCCTGGCCTTCTGTTTTAAGCGTATCACCCCTTCAACCGGCTCCGGCCTCTCAGCATTTTGATGACGGCTCATCTGAAGTGCCAAGTCGTGCTTGCTCTGAGAGAAACGACGTGTCGCATGAAAATAGCAAG GAGGCAGATGAAGCACCTGGGTCCGAGGAGCAGCTCAGGTTGTCTGCAGGAAGGACGGGAGGACTCTCGGAGGGGGCCCGTTTCGCAGAAGGGGAAGCCGAACAGCAGCTCTGGTGCTGCACCAGCGAGAACTGGGAGCCGGCGAG TTGCAGCGGCAGTGGCGAGGACATCCTGATTCCCCCAATTCTGCGCCACAGAAAGGCCCCCCCCTTTGTTCAGGCCCTG GAGAGTGTGGAGGCAGCCCCCCAACAGGCTGAGAGGGAGGATGTGACGGACGG gTCCACCCCAGAGCtgtatctgctgctgctcctctggctgctgctctactgcttCTGGCTGCTTCCTCAGATGGACGTGAAGATGCTGCCGAGGCTGCTGCTCAACCTCTGA
- the clmna gene encoding calmin isoform X1 — protein sequence MAGRGWEDWFEREEFIGQISDMRVQNLQVEREVVQKRTFTRWINLHLEKCAPPIEVEDLFQDIQDGYILMALLEELSGSKLLHGFKKSSHRIFRLNNIAKVLSFLEERNVKLVSIDAANVADGNASIILGLIWNIILFFQIKELTGNIRSQFPSSCSLSSIPTSAESETSCCSTASDERRAASAAMREHNKAIKKLLQWVQKQTRRFGVAVQDFGKSWMSGLAFLAVIKSIDPSLVDMRKALLRSPRENLEEAFRTAHYSLGIPRLLEPEDVMIDAPDEQSIITYVSQFLEHFPGLEEVGGSQPEEPNQIMERSTSLCRLNLRDSDTDHRRNGAHGSRVKERSSRFQRDCGQAPPKIFISSAPQGGAHRPRPLRPTTSRSWSTEDFSTESCPEGGGSRSVLSDSMKVSTEVTQISDSSQMTSAHSPPNPSAPGSLNTDSMNVDSAISSPDSWVDSDFGATPEKLYESASNGSLCDSGTAWEVHRAIPVEITTLDEGLFPSTEGGLVEEHSIESCVDEGVYSLSSLESSQEQARSLNNYPEAVVQSKFQNLPTDSAWGQKEGDGQWVGTSLINKDDMSEREKCGRSSQGDNVLPAERTDQPIMTLVSTGLATPYHSAEERPCGGSNKAVDQNGDLQDQDQESKPPAENPTKRKDVDCGEEGAKGKQGDVQLEETAEKLQDEAHLKTDEGVLREHPDPQYLADQGPALQETVATSASAAVPLITISTEPEMPEHQEALDKQNPAGDSEDPGPGEMPSCQASENVQHSPTLADPERECWDGSEGNDLGTLSVAEPPFPTSQNGVTQGRESPRHRRPDSPGQPFALATDSDPLAAHRDRQGDLVPDDSSSVRTPGPAAGRGFPQMKFFRPDLDENSPTDDLAGDPLEPMDLFYPDKDESIYTEPPEGETQAWPSVLSVSPLQPAPASQHFDDGSSEVPSRACSERNDVSHENSKEADEAPGSEEQLRLSAGRTGGLSEGARFAEGEAEQQLWCCTSENWEPASCSGSGEDILIPPILRHRKAPPFVQALESVEAAPQQAEREDVTDGSTPELYLLLLLWLLLYCFWLLPQMDVKMLPRLLLNL from the exons ATGGCTGGACGCGGCTGGGAAGACTGGTTCGAGCGAGAGGAATTTATCGGGCAGATCAGCGACATGCGAGTGCAGAACCTGCAAG TTGAGAGAGAGGTGGTCCAGAAGAGGACCTTTACCCGATGGATCAACCTGCATTTAGAGAAG TGCGCCCCTCCCATCGAGGTGGAAGACCTTTTCCAGGACATACAGGATGGATACATCCTCATGGCCCTACTGGAGGAGCTCTCTGGCTCCAAACTG CTTCATGGATTCAAGAAGTCTTCTCACCGTATTTTCAGACTGAACAACATCGCCAAGGTGCTGTCTTTTCTGGAGGAGCGAAAC GTTAAGCTGGTCAGCATCGATGCGGCTAATGTTGCCGACGGAAATGCCTCCATTATCCTTGGACTCATCTGGAACATTATTCTCTTTTTTCAG atTAAGGAACTAACTGGGAACATCAGGAGCCAgttcccctcctcctgcagcctgtcGTCCATCCCCACCAGTGCGGAATCGgagacttcctgctgcagcacggCATCAGATGAGAGGCGGGCTGCGTCCGCGGCCATGCGAGAACACAACAAGGCCattaaaaagctgctgcagtgggtGCAGAAGCAGACGCGCAG GTTCGGCGTGGCGGTGCAGGACTTTGGAAAGAGTTGGATGAGCGGTCTGGCCTTTCTGGCCGTCATTAAATCCATTGACCCCAGTCTGGTGGATATGAGAAAGGCACTGCTGAGGAGCCCCAGAGAGAACTTGGAGGAAGCGTTCAGGACAGCCCACTACAGTCTGGGGATCCCACGTCTACTGGAGCCTGAAG ATGTGATGATCGATGCGCCGGATGAGCAGTCAATCATCACGTATGTCTCACAGTTCCTGGAGCACTTCCCTGGCCTGGAGGAG gtgggggggtctcaGCCAGAAGAGCCCAACCAGATCATGGAAAGAAGCACCTCGCTGTGCCGACTCAACCTCCGTGACAGCGACACCGACCACAGAAGGAACGGCGCTCATGGAAGCAGAGTCAAGGAGAGGTCCTCGAGGTTCCAAAGGGACTGTGGACAAGCCCCGCCCAAAATCTTCATTTCCTCAGCACCGCAGGGTGGGGCTCATCGGCCGCGCCCCCTCAGGCCGACGACATCGCGCTCCTGGTCCACCGAAGACTTCAGTACAGAGTCGTGTCCCGAGGGGGGGGGTTCGAGGAGCGTGCTTTCAGACTCCATGAAAGTGAGCACAGAGGTCACCCAAATATCAGACTCTTCCCAGATGACGTCCGCTCACTCGCCCCCCAATCCATCGGCGCCTGGGTCCCTGAACACAGACTCGATGAACGTCGATTCTGCCATCAGTTCGCCGGACTCCTGGGTGGACAGTGACTTCGGTGCCACCCCAGAGAAGCTCTATGAGAGTGCCAGCAACGGCTCTTTGTGTGACAGCGGAACTGCCTGGGAGGTTCACCGAGCCATCCCGGTGGAGATCACCACCCTGGACGAAGGGCTGTTCCCAAGCACAGAGGGAGGACTTGTTGAGGAGCACTCCATCGAGTCGTGCGTCGACGAAGGCGTTTATTCACTGAGCTCTCTGGAGAGCAGCCAAGAGCAGGCACGTTCTCTGAATAATTATCCCGAAGCCGTCGTTCAAAGCAAGTTCCAAAACCTACCAACAGATTCGGCATGGGGTCAGAAGGAGGGAGACGGGCAGTGGGTTGGTACAAGTCTGATAAACAAAGATGACATGAGCGAACGGGAAAAATGCGGTCGCTCATCTCAGGGCGATAATGTCTTACCAGCTGAAAGAACCGACCAGCCCATAATGACTCTGGTTAGCACTGGTTTAGCAACACCCTACCACAGTGCAGAAGAGCGGCCCTGTGGGGGTTCCAACAAAGCTGTGGACCAGAATGGAGAtctgcaggatcaggatcaggaaaGCAAACCGCCTGCTGAAAACCCAACCAAGAGAAAAGATGTTGACTGTGGAGAAGAGGGAGCTAAAGGAAAGCAAGGAGATGttcagctggaggagacagcagagaaaCTTCAAGATGAAGCGCATCTAAAAACCGACGAGGGGGTTCTGAGAGAACATCCAGACCCGCAGTATCTCGCAGACCAAGGTCCAGCATTACAGGAAACGGTAGCGACGAGCGCTAGCgcagctgttcctctgatcACCATTTCCACAGAGCCAGAAATGCCAGAGCACCAGGAAGCGCTTGACAAACAAAATCCAGCCGGTGACTCTGAAGACCCGGGTCCCGGTGAGATGCCTTCTTGCCAAGCATCAGAAAATGTCCAGCACAGTCCAACCCTGGCTGACCCAGAGAGGGAGTGCTGGGACGGGAGTGAGGGAAACGACCTCGGCACCTTGTCGGTGGCAGAACCTCCATTTCCCACCAGTCAAAATGGAGTCACTCAAGGACGCGAGTCGCCTCGGCACCGCCGCCCGGACTCCCCTGGTCAACCCTTCGCTCTGGCGACAGATTCGGACCCACTTGCTGCACATCGGGACAGACAGGGGGACCTCGTTCCTGACGACTCGTCCAGTGTAAGGACGCCGGGCCCTGCGGCAGGTAGAGGGTTCCCACAAATGAAGTTCTTTCGACCAGACTTGGATGAGAATTCTCCAACCGATGACCTCGCCGGTGATCCTCTGGAACCTATGGATCTGTTCTACCCTGACAAGGATGAGTCCATCTACACCGAGcctcctgaaggagaaaccCAGGCCTGGCCTTCTGTTTTAAGCGTATCACCCCTTCAACCGGCTCCGGCCTCTCAGCATTTTGATGACGGCTCATCTGAAGTGCCAAGTCGTGCTTGCTCTGAGAGAAACGACGTGTCGCATGAAAATAGCAAG GAGGCAGATGAAGCACCTGGGTCCGAGGAGCAGCTCAGGTTGTCTGCAGGAAGGACGGGAGGACTCTCGGAGGGGGCCCGTTTCGCAGAAGGGGAAGCCGAACAGCAGCTCTGGTGCTGCACCAGCGAGAACTGGGAGCCGGCGAG TTGCAGCGGCAGTGGCGAGGACATCCTGATTCCCCCAATTCTGCGCCACAGAAAGGCCCCCCCCTTTGTTCAGGCCCTG GAGAGTGTGGAGGCAGCCCCCCAACAGGCTGAGAGGGAGGATGTGACGGACGG gTCCACCCCAGAGCtgtatctgctgctgctcctctggctgctgctctactgcttCTGGCTGCTTCCTCAGATGGACGTGAAGATGCTGCCGAGGCTGCTGCTCAACCTCTGA